One Cyclopterus lumpus isolate fCycLum1 chromosome 7, fCycLum1.pri, whole genome shotgun sequence DNA window includes the following coding sequences:
- the LOC117734039 gene encoding MAP kinase-activated protein kinase 2-like encodes MSNPLQQALPNQQQPHLNAAPFPAQCFVNPFNNPLQIRRNVITDDYDVTSQVLGKGINGRVLEAFHRESGAKYALKMLQDCPEARREVELHWRVSPCHHVVPIIDVYENLHQGRKCLLVIMECMDGGELFSHIQDRGKGNLAFTEREASGIMKSIGEAVRFLHSINIAHRDVKPENLLYTSKRPDALLKLTDFGFAKEITTVNSLATPCFTPYYVAPEVLGPEKYDRSCDMWSLGVIMYILLCGYPPFFSHHGLAISPGMKRRIRNGQYDFPKPEWCDVSEEAKQLIRHLLKTEPTQRMSIGEFMNHPWITRSVEVPRTPLHTSRVLREEQEVWEKVKEEMTNALQTMRVDCDQIKIKTIDDSTNPLLLKRRKKSQNSATQLPGQ; translated from the exons ATGTCGAATCCGCTGCAGCAGGCTCTCCCGAACCA GCAGCAGCCCCATCTGAACGCTGCTCCGTTCCCTGCGCAGTGTTTCGTGAATCCGTTTAACAACCCGCTCCAGATCAGAAGGAACGTGATCACAGACGATTACGACGTCACGAGTCAGGTGCTCGGGAAGGGGATAAACGGCCGAGTGCTGGAAGCCTTCCACAGAGAGAGTGGAGCAAAGTACGCACTGAAG ATGCTGCAGGATTGTCCCGAGGCCAGACGGGAGGTGGAGCTCCACTGGAGGGTGTCACCGTGCCACCACGTTGTGCCCATCATAGACGTTTATGAGAACCTCCACCAGGGCAGGAAGTGCCTCCTCGTCATAATGGAGTG tATGGACGGAGGGGAATTATTCAGTCACATCCAAGACAGAGGAAAAGGAAATCTTGCATTTACAGAAAGAG AGGCCTCTGGCATCATGAAGAGTATCGGAGAAGCCGTACGTTTCTTGCATTCCATCAACATCGCCCACAGAGACGTCAAG CCAGAGAACCTGCTGTACACCTCCAAAAGGCCAGATGCCCTCCTCAAGCTGACAGACTTTGGGTTTGCCAAAGAAATCACCACCGTAAACTCTTTAGCGACACCTTGTTTTACCCCCTACTACGTTG CTCCGGAGGTTCTCGGTCCAGAGAAGTACGACAGATCCTGTGACATGTGGTCCCTGGGCGTCATTATGTATATTCT ACTTTGTGGATATCCTCCCTTTTTCTCACATCACGGTCTGGCGATATCCCCGGGAATGAAAAGACGGATCCGTAATGGACAATATGACTTCCCCAAGCCAGAGTGGTGCGATGTGTCTGAGGAAG CCAAGCAGCTAATCCGCCACTTGCTGAAGACCGAGCCCACCCAGAGAATGAGCATCGGCGAGTTCATGAACCATCCCTGGATTACC CGGTCCGTGGAGGTTCCTCGAACGCCTCTTCACACCAGCCGTGTGCTGCGGGAGGAGCAAGAAGTCTGGGAGAAGGTGAAG GAGGAAATGACAAACGCCCTGCAGACGATGAGAGTGGACTGCgatcaaattaaaatcaaaaCCATTGACGACTCGACTAATCCTCTGCTCttgaagagaagaaagaaaagtcaaaaCTCAGCCACGCAGCTTCCAGGCCAGTGA